From the Winogradskyella forsetii genome, the window TATTATAATAACGGCTTCTACGGTTGTTTTATTTTATTTATTAACACCAGTACTCTCTCCTTTTTTACCTGAAGATCGAATTCAAATTTTATATTTTTATTTAACGGTGATTGTCTCTATACTTTTATGGAGAGTGGCATATATCAATTTAATTGAGTCGCCACGATTTTATAAGCGTGTACTTTTAGTTGGTGAGGTATCTAATATTGATGGTTTGATAAAGGCTTTGGATACATCAGATCCTAATTATAAAATTATAGGTTTTATTAATAGCGAAATTTCGACACCTGACTCTGTGAAATTTAAAGGTTTAAAAGAATTTGAAGCCAGTGATTTTTTACAAACTATTGATAGAGAAAGAATTTCAGAGATTCTAGTCGCTAGTTTTAATACGGAAGCTATAACGGCTGAAGTTTATCACGATCTAATGTTGTTACTAGAGCGTGGATTTAAAATAAGGGACTACACACAAGTTTATGAAGAAATGCTTCAAAAAGTTCCTATTCAGTTTGTAGGTAAGGATTTCTATAAATATTTTCCCTTTAGTCGTAGTAACGAAAATAAACTCTATATTTTTTTACATCGCGCCTTCGATGTCATTTTCTCGTTAATAGGGTTGATATTGGGATTAATAATTATGCCGCTTATTTTAATAGGAAATGTAATTGGAAATAAAGGTCCTCTGTTTTATACGCAAGAACGTGTTGGTAAAAACAATGAGAGTTTCAATATTATTAAACTAAGAACCATGGTGATAAATGCCGAAGAGGAAGGCGTAAAGTGGGCAAAAAAAAACGATACCAGAGTTACAGCATTTGGTAAGTTATTAAGACGTTCACGATTAGACGAGATTCCACAGTTTTACAATGTTTTGAAAGGCGATATGAGCATCATTGGACCAAGACCAGAGCGGCCATTTTTTGTGAATGAACTTTCACGTATCATTCCTTTCTACCAAACGCGTCATATTATAAAACCAGGCTTAACGGGTTGGGCACAAGTAAGTACCAGATATGGAGCTTCTATTGATGATAGTCTCACAAAACTTCAATACGATCTCTACTATATAAAACACAGAAGTGTGTTTTTGGACTTTAGTATCGCAGTGAAAACCCTCAGTACCATTCTATACTATAGAGGTCAGTAATTTGAATTCTTATTAAAGAATTGTACCAAATAAATATACCTGATCATTAAAGCCATAAGTATAGGAATTAATCCAATAGCAAATACTTGAACGCCAATAAGCCAATGTAAGGTCATTAGACAGAGTATTATAATCAGAAACTTCAAATAACCCTTAAACCAGTTCTTTATTTGAGATTTCAACAATTGTCCAATCACAAGTAGATTTAAAGGGAAAGCCCACAACAAATTATAATTTTGGGCTGTTGCAGAATGATCAGTTGCAAACCATAGTAAAAGAATAAGAATACCAATAACACCTGTAATTCCAAATATTATAATATCTAGCCATTTACTTCTCGTGTTATTTCTATAATCCTTATAGGTTAAAAACAAAATCCCAAGGCCTATTAATCCCATAATCATTAATGGACTAAATAGAAAATTAGAAGACGAATCAGCTTCTTTTTTTTGATAAATCGTCGTCGATTTTTTAATTAAATTTTCAGTACCATTTAACTTTGCATTTTTAAACAAAGTATGAATATATTGTGGTAAAAACATATGCTCCCAAAGAGAGGCTTTTTTGTCAATGACACTTCCCAAAGCAATATCAATACCAAAACTGCCCCAAGTATTTAAGCCAACATGGTCATGAATAAGGGTTCTAAACGTTTTAGGTTCAAAATTTTCAGGTGCATTGAATTCAATCTTCCGATCTGTTATTTTAAGTGTGACATCCCTAATTCGTGTTGCACAATTATCATAGAAAAAATCATATAAATAACGTCTGTTCTCTGGTTTGTAATTGTTCTCTAAAAAGTCGAACAATTTTTGTTTTTCCGCACTGGTAAGGTTTAAAACCTGCTCATTTATTGTTCGGTTGTAGTAGGTGTAATGATTTTTAAAATCGGAAAAATCATTTCTGCTTATCAGATAGTTTAGTTTCCCTTGTGCAAATTTTAAATAGAAATTTGGTGCATCAAAATCATAGGCGCCGTAACCATAAACCACATCTATCCCTTGCTTACTGTCTTTTATCCTGAATCCATTATGACCAAAGGCATCATTCAGAGATTCCCCAGGGCCAATGGTTAATACGGATATTTCAGAATTTGGAGAAAGTTGAATTTGTTGTGCAAAAGGAGAACCTAAGACAAAAAAGAATAATAAAAAAAATAGTAAATATTTCTTCATAATTTGTGATTATCGAAAAACGCTAAAATCTATCTTTAAAGAAAACACGTTTGAATACAAAGCCGCACTCTGGTCGCCAATATCAGTAAAGGCATAGTCAATATGAATGCCCTTGTACTTAAAACCGACACCAAAATTAGGTTGAAAAGACACTTGCTCGGAATCGTCAACCTGTATTTCATTCTGGAAATTACCAACGCCTGCTCTTAAAAACACCAGACCTGTATAACCAAACTCAAAACCCAAGGCAGGATTGATACTCGCAAAAGAGGTTGAAATAATATCGTTATTTTCAGCAAATCTCATGTTCAAGTTAAAAGCCGCTAACAAAGTATAATCATAATGAAAAATCCATTTTTTGGACATTCCTAACTGTAACTTCGGAATTGTTATTTCTGTGGTTTCTGGTAATTCCTGGTTTTCCCCTTCAATTGCACCACTGATTTGTTCAAATTTTTCTTCGTCTATGGACCAGGCATTATAAGTCGTCGTAATGTCCCTAGCCATAATGCCAAATTTCCAATCATTTTTACTCTCAAACTGAATACCTGCATCCAAGCCAAAGCCCCATGATGAGGCAAAATCACCAATAATCCGACGTATTATTTTAGCATTGACACCAAAGTTTAAGCCATCTAGTGGTAATTTTTTGGCATATGAAAATGTGAGTCCGTAATCTGCTGTGGAAAATGTGCTTATTCTATCGTAATTAATGTTACCTTGATCATCTATTAATTGTGTGGTGTCCAAAATATCATCGACACCAAATCTAATCAACGAAATTCCCAATGCACTTTTAGAATCCAGAGGCATAGCATAAGCGATATAGTTATAGTTAGCAATATTCGCAAAATAACTGGAGTGCATCAAGGCCAATTGGTTGTCTTCAAGATGTACCAATCCTGCTGGGTTCCAATACCCAGAATTAACATCATCAGTTTGAGACACAACAGCGTTACTCATACCTAATGCAGCAGCATCAACGCCAATATTCATAAATTCGTTTGAATATTTACGCGCAGTTTGTGCCGAAGCAAGAAATGTGGTAAGTGTTAAGAGAATTACATAGTAACTTTTCAACAGCAATATTTTTTTACAAAGATGCGCATTATTTTTCTAAATAGCATATACGTCTTTAACTGTTAAAAGGCGTTCTTATTGTTTTCAATGCATACAATTTCAAAAAATAAATCTAATAAGACGCAATTACTTTTATATTTTTACAAAAATTAACTTTATGGGTTTAAAACGACACATTCCGAATATAGTAACACTACTGAATTTGTTTTCAGGCTGTATAGCCCTAATATTTGCAGTCTATGGCAACTTTGTTGCAGCGGCTTTATTTGTTTTTCTAGGTATATTTTTTGATTTTTTTGACGGTCTTTTGGCAAGAAAATTAAATGTGCAAAGTCCTTTGGGTATTCAGCTAGATTCTCTTGCAGATCTGGTAACGAGTGGTGTAGTCCCAGGAGTGATCATGTTTAAGCTTATTTCATTGGCGATTGATGCACCAGATTTTGGCGCTTACACGGATAGTTGGAACTCTATGTTTCATTGGCAAGGCTTTAAAATGTCTGTTTTGCCGTTAATTGGTTTGTTAATAGCGTTAGCTTCGGCATATCGCTTGGCCAAATTCAACCTAGACGAAGATCAGCAAACCTATTTCAAGGGGTTGCCAGTACCAGCAAATACTTTGGTGATATTGTCCTTACCTCTAATTTTAGAATATCAGAATAGCGATGTAATGAATTCTATAATTATCAATAAATGGTTTTTAATTGGTATCACACTTTTAAGTTGTTATTTATTGAATTCCAACATTAAGTTATTTGCATTAAAATTTAAAAATTACGGTTTTAAGGATAATTCAGTACGATATGTTTTCCTCATTTTGAGTGTAGTGCTCTTAATTGTGCTTCATTTTGCTGCGATACCTTTAATTATTGCTTTGTACATAATTCTATCTTTATTGACAAAGTCTAAAATAGCTTAACCCATCATTCAATTCATAGAACAAACAATTTTAACAAATGGCTTCAGGATTTTTTGCATTACTAGATGATATTGCGGTTTTAATGGACGATGTCGCTGCGATGACCAAAATAACAACTAAAAAAACCGCAGGTATTTTAGGTGATGATTTAGCTGTGAATGCTGAAAAAGCATCTGGTTTTGTGTCCTCCCGGGAAATTCCTGTGCTATGGGCAATCACAAAGGGGTCGTTTTTGAATAAATTGATAATTCTACCACTAGCTTTTTTGATGAGTGCTTTTTTACCATGGGCTGTTGTTGTGGTTTTGGTTATGGGCGGTTTGTACTTGGCTTACGAAGGTGCAGAAAAAATCTATGAGTTTTTGGTGCCACATCCAAAAGAAGTTACTGTAGAACTAAAGAAGGATTTTACCGAGGAAGAACTGCTGGAGTTAGAAAAAACAAAAATAAAATCGGCGATTGTAACCGATTTTATCTTATCTGTAGAAATTGTTATCATTTCGTTAGGGACTGTTGTTAACGAGCCTTTAACCACGCAAATAATTGTGGTATCAATTGTAGCTCTAATTGCTACAGTTGGTGTTTACGGTATTGTAGCATTAATTGTTAGGATGGATGATTTTGGTCTAAAGCTGATAAGTAAAAGTAATGGTAAATCTGGGTTTTTATTTTCAATGGGTACCTTTTTAGTTTGGGCCTTACCAAAAATTATTAAAGGCTTATCGGTTATAGGCACCATAGCCTTAATCTTGGTTGCTGGTGGAATCTTTGTTCATAACATAGCCTTTTTTCATCATTTTTTAGAACAGATACCGTCCATACTGAGGGATTTTATCATTGGATTGGCAGTGGGTGCTGCTTGTCTACTTTTCGTTAATTTAATTAAAAAGTTATTTTTTCGTAAAAGTATAAAGCATTAAAAAAATATAATTGTTATTTTTAAACGCTTGTTAAATTTGCAGTTGGTTAATAGCAGAAACCTAACCGACCACTACGATAGAGATATTGTATGGTTCTAAACTAAACGAGTATTGAAATGAAAAAATTTAAACTTAAAGAATTCGTAATCGTTTTCTTGGTTCTGATAATAATTCAATTTATTATCGCTCTTTCTGAAGTTCTGCTGTCCCGAGCCAATAATGATCTATCTTCTGTAACATCAAAATTGTTAGACATATGTAGTTATCCTATTAGTTTAATTAACGGTAGTTTACCCTTTTATGTTTCCGAAGATTTATTTATGGTTGGCCTATATTGGGTTATAAATGTCATAATTCAATCTGCATTTGTATATGGTTTTATAATTGTCATTAGAAAAATACGAAGCGAAAAATAAGTTTAATTGTAGTTTCTGATTTTTAGAAATCAATTTTTGAACTATAGTGCTAGGGAAGTAGTTCAAACTAAGGGACAGCCAGTCTTATTAACACTTCAAATAATTAAAACAAATAATTAGTAAATTACCAGGTTTAGAATTCCAATTTCTTCTTACGTAATTCAAAATTTTGGCCTAAGTACACCTTACGTACCATTTCGTCACTGGCCAGTTCTTCGGGTTTACCGGCTTTGAGAATTTTACCTTCAAACATCAAATAGGTTCTGTCCGTAATCGCTAAAGTTTCTTGTACGTTATGGTCAGTTATTAAAATACCAATATTCTTTTTGGTCAATTTAGCAACAATACGTTGAATATCCTCAACAGCAACAGGGTCAACACCTGCAAAAGGTTCATCTAAAAGTATAAAGTTAGGGTCGGTTGCCAAAGCACGTGCAATTTCGGTTCGGCGTCGCTCTCCACCAGAAAGCAAGTCGCCTCTGTTGGTTCTGATATGCCCTAAACCAAATTCTTCAATCAGGGATTCCATTTTATCGGTTTGTGCCTTCTTACTTAACTTAGTCAGCTGAAGTACACTTAAAATGTTATCC encodes:
- the lptB gene encoding LPS export ABC transporter ATP-binding protein, whose product is MKLRAEHLMKSYSGRKVVKDVSLEVNQGEIVGLLGPNGAGKTTSFYMIVGIIKPNGGNIFLDNTNITKFPMYKRAQNGIGYLAQEASVFRKLSVEDNILSVLQLTKLSKKAQTDKMESLIEEFGLGHIRTNRGDLLSGGERRRTEIARALATDPNFILLDEPFAGVDPVAVEDIQRIVAKLTKKNIGILITDHNVQETLAITDRTYLMFEGKILKAGKPEELASDEMVRKVYLGQNFELRKKKLEF
- a CDS encoding DUF808 domain-containing protein, which codes for MASGFFALLDDIAVLMDDVAAMTKITTKKTAGILGDDLAVNAEKASGFVSSREIPVLWAITKGSFLNKLIILPLAFLMSAFLPWAVVVVLVMGGLYLAYEGAEKIYEFLVPHPKEVTVELKKDFTEEELLELEKTKIKSAIVTDFILSVEIVIISLGTVVNEPLTTQIIVVSIVALIATVGVYGIVALIVRMDDFGLKLISKSNGKSGFLFSMGTFLVWALPKIIKGLSVIGTIALILVAGGIFVHNIAFFHHFLEQIPSILRDFIIGLAVGAACLLFVNLIKKLFFRKSIKH
- a CDS encoding lipoprotein N-acyltransferase Lnb domain-containing protein, whose translation is MKKYLLFFLLFFFVLGSPFAQQIQLSPNSEISVLTIGPGESLNDAFGHNGFRIKDSKQGIDVVYGYGAYDFDAPNFYLKFAQGKLNYLISRNDFSDFKNHYTYYNRTINEQVLNLTSAEKQKLFDFLENNYKPENRRYLYDFFYDNCATRIRDVTLKITDRKIEFNAPENFEPKTFRTLIHDHVGLNTWGSFGIDIALGSVIDKKASLWEHMFLPQYIHTLFKNAKLNGTENLIKKSTTIYQKKEADSSSNFLFSPLMIMGLIGLGILFLTYKDYRNNTRSKWLDIIIFGITGVIGILILLLWFATDHSATAQNYNLLWAFPLNLLVIGQLLKSQIKNWFKGYLKFLIIILCLMTLHWLIGVQVFAIGLIPILMALMIRYIYLVQFFNKNSNY
- a CDS encoding CDP-alcohol phosphatidyltransferase family protein, whose translation is MGLKRHIPNIVTLLNLFSGCIALIFAVYGNFVAAALFVFLGIFFDFFDGLLARKLNVQSPLGIQLDSLADLVTSGVVPGVIMFKLISLAIDAPDFGAYTDSWNSMFHWQGFKMSVLPLIGLLIALASAYRLAKFNLDEDQQTYFKGLPVPANTLVILSLPLILEYQNSDVMNSIIINKWFLIGITLLSCYLLNSNIKLFALKFKNYGFKDNSVRYVFLILSVVLLIVLHFAAIPLIIALYIILSLLTKSKIA
- a CDS encoding putative type IX sorting system protein PorV2, coding for MKSYYVILLTLTTFLASAQTARKYSNEFMNIGVDAAALGMSNAVVSQTDDVNSGYWNPAGLVHLEDNQLALMHSSYFANIANYNYIAYAMPLDSKSALGISLIRFGVDDILDTTQLIDDQGNINYDRISTFSTADYGLTFSYAKKLPLDGLNFGVNAKIIRRIIGDFASSWGFGLDAGIQFESKNDWKFGIMARDITTTYNAWSIDEEKFEQISGAIEGENQELPETTEITIPKLQLGMSKKWIFHYDYTLLAAFNLNMRFAENNDIISTSFASINPALGFEFGYTGLVFLRAGVGNFQNEIQVDDSEQVSFQPNFGVGFKYKGIHIDYAFTDIGDQSAALYSNVFSLKIDFSVFR
- a CDS encoding exopolysaccharide biosynthesis polyprenyl glycosylphosphotransferase, yielding MAKKKGIHFEVSERKILLRLVDLGMVFLGVYFLSLFFDFEYIVVSADNSVALILLGIYVSIFATIFELYDLQKASRLDSTFQNIIITASTVVLFYLLTPVLSPFLPEDRIQILYFYLTVIVSILLWRVAYINLIESPRFYKRVLLVGEVSNIDGLIKALDTSDPNYKIIGFINSEISTPDSVKFKGLKEFEASDFLQTIDRERISEILVASFNTEAITAEVYHDLMLLLERGFKIRDYTQVYEEMLQKVPIQFVGKDFYKYFPFSRSNENKLYIFLHRAFDVIFSLIGLILGLIIMPLILIGNVIGNKGPLFYTQERVGKNNESFNIIKLRTMVINAEEEGVKWAKKNDTRVTAFGKLLRRSRLDEIPQFYNVLKGDMSIIGPRPERPFFVNELSRIIPFYQTRHIIKPGLTGWAQVSTRYGASIDDSLTKLQYDLYYIKHRSVFLDFSIAVKTLSTILYYRGQ